A part of Pararoseomonas sp. SCSIO 73927 genomic DNA contains:
- a CDS encoding tripartite tricarboxylate transporter substrate-binding protein, whose protein sequence is MQSCRRQPYGDMAGPPLLPTRPRPFSLDMPMNRRSLLALPALAALPRPAAAQARPTRLIVPFPAGGATDAVSRLYAPLLAQRLGTTVVIENRPGAGGVPAAELVVRAPTDGLTLLLATSSIHSTAPATGANLPYDVEKDFTPLALIGAAPSLVLVSRTVPVNDLRGLVAWAKARRGAVNYGSSGVATTPHLNGALLDSLGDLGMVHVPYRGTGAVYAELLRGDVHVLLDVPATAASHIQAGTVKALAVTSERETPLAPGVPTGEAAGLPGLVSETWFGIFGPANMPPALAARITEASGAAMADPELRARLLGLGVDPRAGDGAALAEAARVERERWTGLVRRLNIRATE, encoded by the coding sequence TTGCAATCCTGCCGCCGCCAGCCTTACGGCGACATGGCCGGGCCGCCGCTCCTGCCGACGAGGCCCCGCCCCTTCTCCCTGGACATGCCGATGAACCGCCGTTCCCTTCTCGCCCTGCCGGCCCTGGCCGCGCTGCCCCGTCCCGCCGCCGCTCAGGCGCGCCCGACGCGGCTGATCGTGCCCTTCCCCGCCGGCGGCGCCACCGACGCCGTGTCCCGCCTCTACGCGCCGCTTCTCGCACAGCGGCTGGGCACCACCGTGGTGATCGAGAACCGCCCCGGCGCGGGCGGCGTGCCGGCGGCGGAACTGGTGGTGCGGGCGCCGACGGACGGGCTGACGCTGCTGCTCGCCACCTCCTCCATCCACTCCACCGCGCCCGCCACGGGGGCGAACCTGCCCTACGACGTGGAGAAGGACTTCACCCCGCTGGCCCTGATCGGCGCGGCCCCCTCCCTCGTGCTGGTGTCGAGGACCGTGCCCGTAAACGACCTACGCGGCCTCGTCGCCTGGGCGAAGGCGCGGCGGGGCGCGGTGAATTACGGCTCCTCCGGCGTCGCCACCACGCCGCACCTGAACGGGGCGCTGCTGGACAGCCTGGGCGATCTCGGCATGGTCCACGTGCCCTATCGCGGCACGGGGGCGGTCTATGCGGAGCTTCTGCGGGGCGACGTGCACGTGCTGCTGGACGTGCCGGCGACGGCGGCCTCCCACATCCAGGCCGGCACGGTGAAGGCGCTGGCCGTCACCTCGGAGCGGGAGACGCCGCTGGCGCCGGGCGTGCCCACGGGCGAGGCGGCGGGGCTGCCCGGCCTCGTGTCCGAGACCTGGTTCGGCATCTTCGGGCCGGCGAACATGCCGCCCGCCCTGGCGGCGCGCATCACCGAGGCCTCCGGCGCCGCGATGGCGGACCCCGAGCTGCGTGCGCGGCTGCTGGGCCTGGGCGTCGATCCGCGCGCGGGCGACGGGGCGGCGCTGGCGGAGGCGGCGCGGGTGGAGCGGGAGCGCTGGACCGGGCTGGTGCGCCGGCTGAACATCCGCGCCACGGAGTAG
- a CDS encoding chromate transporter has product MDQQTVGVTPPASPGLLQLFLAFTKIGLTSFGGGLSGWMLREFVQRRRWLDEGEFLSGLALAQAFPGVNVVNLSIWIGYRLGGGAGALVGALGMVVPAMFVAIGAAALFAEVAHLRLTHVVLSGVAAAAVGLSLQMGIRAARRSAVSPVPALVLLVTFCALFFLRLPLPAVVLVMAPLSLAAAWYRLRGAGGEGR; this is encoded by the coding sequence ATGGACCAGCAGACCGTCGGCGTGACGCCCCCGGCCTCGCCGGGCCTGCTCCAGCTCTTCCTCGCCTTCACCAAGATCGGCCTGACGAGCTTCGGCGGCGGGCTGAGCGGCTGGATGCTGCGGGAATTCGTCCAGCGGCGCCGCTGGCTGGACGAGGGCGAGTTCCTCAGCGGCCTCGCCCTGGCCCAGGCCTTCCCCGGCGTGAACGTCGTCAACCTCTCCATCTGGATCGGCTACCGGCTGGGCGGGGGCGCGGGGGCGCTGGTGGGCGCGCTCGGCATGGTGGTGCCGGCCATGTTCGTCGCCATCGGCGCCGCCGCCCTGTTCGCGGAGGTCGCGCATCTCCGCCTCACCCACGTCGTCCTCAGCGGCGTCGCGGCGGCGGCGGTGGGGCTCTCGCTCCAGATGGGCATCCGCGCGGCGCGTCGGTCCGCCGTCTCGCCCGTGCCGGCGCTGGTCTTGCTGGTCACCTTCTGCGCCCTGTTCTTCCTGCGCCTGCCGCTGCCGGCGGTGGTGCTGGTGATGGCGCCCCTTAGCCTCGCTGCCGCCTGGTACCGGCTGCGCGGCGCGGGCGGGGAGGGGCGCTAG
- the argJ gene encoding bifunctional glutamate N-acetyltransferase/amino-acid acetyltransferase ArgJ, whose amino-acid sequence MAQAIPVSPLKVELPPLPPLKGVRLGVAAAGLRYQGRPDVMMMEFAPGTTVAGVFTSNKCPGAPVDWCRAALKGEAARALVVNAGNANVFTGRAGVVACEATAGAAAALAGCKPSEVFLASTGVIGQVLPHEKLAAALPALRAELKEAGWADAARGIMTTDTFPKACARTATIHGKTVTIVGIAKGSGMVAPDMATMLAFVATDAAIPAAALQSLLRKGVEASFNRTTVDSDTSTSDTVLLFATGQAGHDKVSALPGTALDDFGEALNALLLDLALQVVRDGEGAQKLVKVEVRGALSDSSAKRIAMAIANSPLVKTAIAGEDANWGRIVMAVGKAGEPADRDKLSVAVGGVWMARDGGVVEGYDEAPVVAHMKGREIDIEVDIGLGKGEATVWTCDLTHGYIDINGSYRS is encoded by the coding sequence ATGGCCCAGGCGATCCCCGTCTCCCCCTTGAAGGTCGAGCTGCCGCCCCTGCCGCCGCTGAAGGGCGTGCGGCTGGGCGTGGCCGCGGCCGGGCTGCGCTACCAGGGCCGCCCGGACGTGATGATGATGGAGTTCGCCCCCGGCACCACGGTCGCGGGCGTCTTCACCAGCAACAAGTGCCCGGGCGCCCCGGTGGACTGGTGCCGCGCGGCGCTGAAGGGGGAGGCCGCGCGCGCCCTGGTGGTGAACGCGGGCAACGCCAACGTCTTCACCGGCCGCGCCGGCGTGGTGGCCTGCGAGGCCACCGCCGGGGCCGCGGCGGCGCTGGCGGGCTGCAAGCCCTCCGAGGTGTTCCTGGCGAGCACGGGCGTGATCGGCCAGGTGCTGCCGCACGAGAAGCTGGCCGCCGCCCTGCCGGCCCTGCGCGCGGAGCTGAAGGAGGCCGGCTGGGCCGATGCCGCGCGCGGCATCATGACCACCGACACCTTCCCCAAGGCCTGCGCCCGGACCGCCACGATCCACGGCAAGACCGTGACGATCGTCGGCATCGCCAAGGGCAGCGGCATGGTGGCGCCGGACATGGCGACGATGCTGGCCTTCGTGGCGACCGACGCCGCCATCCCCGCCGCCGCGCTGCAATCCCTGCTGCGGAAGGGCGTGGAAGCCAGCTTCAACCGCACCACGGTGGATAGCGACACCTCCACCTCCGACACCGTGCTGCTCTTCGCCACCGGGCAGGCCGGGCACGACAAGGTCTCCGCCCTGCCGGGCACGGCGCTGGACGACTTCGGGGAGGCGCTGAACGCCCTGCTGCTCGACCTCGCGCTCCAGGTGGTGCGGGACGGGGAAGGGGCGCAGAAGCTGGTGAAGGTGGAGGTGCGCGGCGCCCTCTCCGACAGCTCGGCCAAGCGCATCGCCATGGCGATCGCCAACTCGCCCCTGGTGAAGACCGCCATCGCCGGCGAGGACGCGAACTGGGGCCGCATCGTCATGGCCGTGGGCAAGGCGGGCGAGCCGGCGGACCGGGACAAGCTCTCCGTCGCGGTCGGCGGGGTCTGGATGGCGAGGGATGGCGGCGTGGTGGAGGGCTACGACGAGGCGCCTGTCGTCGCGCACATGAAGGGGCGGGAAATCGACATCGAGGTTGATATCGGCCTGGGCAAGGGCGAAGCCACGGTTTGGACCTGCGACCTGACCCATGGCTACATCGACATCAACGGTTCGTACCGGAGCTGA
- the htpG gene encoding molecular chaperone HtpG yields the protein MSETVERHEFGAEVGRLLDLVVHALYSDREIFLRELVANAADAVDRRRFEALTGAAPGVPEGGAVRVVPDKAARTLTISDPGIGMAKADLAENLGTIARSGTRAFTQSLADAKPGERPSLIGQFGVGFYSAFMVAERVEVTSRRAGSEEAWTWSSEGKGDYTLARAERAEPGTDIVLHVKPDAEEFLEPIRLRTVIRKWADHITMPITVAEDGKDEPANEGTALWRKPKAEITAEGYAEFYRHLGHNFDEPWATLHWHAEGTVEFTALLFIPGMKPFQVVEGERESRVRLHVRRMFITDEAALLPPWLRFVQGVVDTEDLPLNVSREMLQATPVLARIRRAVTNRVLSELKTRAKEAETYAGFWENFGPALKEGIYEDTEHRNDLAGLLRFRSSAAEGWTSLADYVSRMKEGQEAIYVLSGESAEALAKSPQLEGFRARGVEVLLLSDQIDAFWPERLGTFEEKPIRSITQGNVDLSGIGEAAEGGEAADVSKLLPLLKDALKEDVSEVRATDRLVDSAVVLAAPEFGPDLHMQRLLQRAGRDFGAMKPVLEINPRHPLIRGLAAKAEAGDVSDAAGLLLDLARVQDGDTPRDPAAFTRRVAEALAAGLG from the coding sequence GTGAGCGAGACGGTGGAGCGCCACGAATTCGGCGCGGAGGTCGGGCGCCTGTTGGACCTGGTGGTCCATGCCCTCTACTCGGACCGTGAGATCTTCCTGCGCGAGCTGGTGGCGAACGCGGCGGATGCCGTGGACCGCCGCCGCTTCGAGGCCCTGACCGGCGCGGCGCCCGGCGTGCCGGAGGGCGGCGCCGTGCGCGTGGTGCCAGACAAGGCCGCCCGCACCCTGACGATCTCCGACCCCGGAATCGGCATGGCCAAGGCCGACCTGGCGGAGAACCTCGGCACCATCGCCCGCTCCGGCACGCGGGCCTTCACCCAGTCCCTCGCGGATGCCAAGCCGGGTGAGCGGCCGAGCCTCATCGGGCAGTTCGGCGTCGGGTTTTACTCCGCCTTCATGGTGGCGGAGCGGGTGGAGGTCACATCCCGCCGCGCCGGGTCCGAGGAGGCCTGGACCTGGTCCTCCGAGGGCAAGGGCGACTACACGCTGGCCCGGGCGGAGCGCGCGGAGCCCGGCACGGACATCGTGCTGCACGTGAAGCCCGATGCGGAGGAGTTCCTGGAGCCGATCCGGTTGCGGACGGTCATCCGCAAGTGGGCGGACCATATCACCATGCCCATCACCGTCGCCGAGGACGGGAAGGACGAGCCGGCGAACGAGGGCACGGCCCTGTGGCGCAAGCCGAAGGCCGAGATCACGGCGGAGGGCTACGCCGAGTTCTACCGCCATCTCGGCCACAACTTCGACGAGCCCTGGGCCACGCTGCACTGGCACGCCGAGGGCACGGTGGAGTTCACCGCCCTTCTCTTCATCCCGGGCATGAAGCCCTTCCAGGTGGTGGAGGGCGAGCGGGAGAGCCGCGTGCGCCTGCATGTCCGGCGCATGTTCATCACGGACGAGGCGGCGCTGCTTCCGCCCTGGCTGCGCTTCGTGCAAGGCGTGGTGGACACGGAGGACCTGCCCCTCAACGTCTCCCGCGAGATGCTGCAGGCCACGCCGGTGCTGGCGCGCATCCGCCGCGCGGTGACGAACCGCGTGCTGTCGGAGCTGAAGACCCGCGCGAAGGAGGCCGAGACCTATGCCGGCTTCTGGGAGAATTTCGGCCCGGCCTTGAAGGAGGGCATCTACGAGGACACGGAGCACCGGAACGATCTCGCCGGGCTGCTGCGCTTCCGCTCCTCCGCCGCGGAGGGCTGGACCTCGCTCGCCGACTACGTCTCCCGCATGAAGGAGGGGCAGGAGGCGATCTACGTCCTGTCCGGCGAGTCCGCGGAGGCGCTGGCGAAGTCCCCGCAGTTGGAGGGCTTCCGTGCCCGCGGCGTGGAGGTGCTGCTTCTCTCCGATCAGATCGACGCCTTCTGGCCGGAGCGGCTGGGGACCTTCGAGGAGAAGCCGATCCGCAGCATCACCCAGGGCAACGTTGATCTCTCGGGGATCGGCGAGGCGGCGGAGGGGGGCGAGGCGGCGGACGTCTCCAAGCTGCTCCCGCTGCTGAAGGACGCGCTGAAGGAGGATGTCTCCGAGGTGCGGGCCACGGACCGGCTGGTGGACAGCGCCGTGGTCCTCGCCGCACCGGAGTTCGGGCCGGACCTGCACATGCAGCGCCTGCTGCAGCGCGCGGGGCGGGACTTCGGCGCGATGAAGCCCGTGCTGGAGATCAACCCGCGCCACCCGCTGATCCGCGGGCTGGCGGCGAAGGCCGAGGCAGGGGACGTGTCGGACGCCGCCGGGCTGCTGCTGGACCTCGCCCGCGTCCAGGACGGCGACACCCCGCGCGACCCCGCCGCCTTCACGCGCCGCGTGGCGGAAGCCCTGGCGGCGGGCCTGGGCTGA
- a CDS encoding chromate transporter, which translates to MLLYKLLQILKVFVPLSFLTIGGGQSIIADVHRQAVAVQGWMTDAQFLDLYALSRLTPGPGSLLATLVGWQAAGWAGALLASAAIFLPSSVLVYSLARVWARHRGAAWQRVVETGLAPVAAGMILAASATVLRAAEGGWLAWAVAAVSTALLLFTRVSPFLPLGMGAAAFVLFWS; encoded by the coding sequence GTGCTGCTCTACAAGCTCCTGCAGATCCTGAAGGTCTTCGTCCCGCTCTCCTTCCTCACCATCGGCGGCGGGCAGAGCATCATCGCGGACGTGCACCGCCAGGCCGTGGCGGTGCAGGGCTGGATGACAGACGCGCAGTTCCTGGACCTCTACGCGCTGTCGCGCCTCACGCCCGGGCCGGGCTCGCTGCTCGCCACCCTCGTCGGCTGGCAGGCGGCGGGATGGGCGGGGGCGCTGCTCGCCTCCGCTGCGATCTTCCTGCCCTCCTCCGTGCTCGTCTACAGCCTCGCGCGGGTCTGGGCGCGGCACCGGGGTGCCGCGTGGCAGCGCGTGGTGGAGACGGGGCTGGCGCCGGTGGCGGCCGGGATGATCCTCGCGGCCTCCGCCACCGTGCTGCGCGCGGCGGAGGGCGGGTGGCTCGCCTGGGCCGTCGCGGCCGTCTCCACCGCGCTGCTGCTCTTCACCCGCGTCAGCCCCTTCCTGCCGCTCGGCATGGGCGCGGCGGCGTTCGTGCTGTTCTGGTCGTAG
- a CDS encoding gamma-glutamyltransferase: protein MTTTVGMAQDSMANPESALAPRPLTRFPARQAPVRQAKAASLALALAALAGCSTIDRVSNAITGGPSLQPGQAGYVQGFLGNVAAEEPRAATVARDVLSAGGSAADAAAAAGFALAVTLPSRAGLGGGGACLGYDPRRNEVEAFLFQPGAREAAPRGADRPAAIPMMARGLFALHARQGRLPFERTIAPAEGMARFGTPVSRALSADLAAVAGPLLADPVSRAVFAPGGSPVAEGTTLTQTELASTLSSIRTAGVGDFHGGGLARRVEEGSAAAGGSLTVAEMRAAVPQAVAAAQERVGSDVLGTLPATVDGGATLAAFRATAAGGAPAVVAGSFGASTSVVVQDREGGAVACAFTMNNLFGTGRMVPGMGFLLAPAPGMGGVQPPPLGAVLLANLNVKTMRYVGAGSGQGAAPAAAGGPAGLHLGRRVPLAQAVASGAPEPGRGVAITCQGSVRASNCSAVADARGFGISTGND, encoded by the coding sequence ATGACGACCACCGTGGGAATGGCCCAGGACAGCATGGCGAACCCCGAGAGCGCCCTCGCGCCCCGCCCCCTCACGCGCTTCCCCGCGCGGCAGGCGCCCGTGCGGCAGGCGAAGGCCGCGTCCCTCGCCCTCGCCCTGGCGGCGCTGGCGGGCTGCTCCACCATCGACCGGGTGAGCAACGCCATCACGGGCGGGCCCTCCCTCCAGCCCGGCCAGGCCGGCTACGTGCAGGGCTTCCTCGGCAACGTGGCGGCGGAGGAGCCGCGCGCGGCGACGGTGGCGCGGGACGTCCTCTCGGCCGGCGGCTCGGCCGCGGACGCGGCGGCGGCGGCGGGCTTCGCCCTCGCGGTCACCCTCCCCTCCCGCGCCGGGCTCGGCGGCGGCGGCGCCTGCCTGGGCTACGATCCCCGGCGCAACGAGGTCGAGGCCTTCCTCTTCCAGCCCGGCGCGCGAGAAGCCGCGCCGCGCGGGGCGGACCGGCCCGCCGCGATCCCCATGATGGCCCGCGGCCTCTTCGCCCTGCATGCCCGCCAGGGCCGCCTGCCCTTCGAGCGCACCATCGCCCCGGCCGAGGGCATGGCCCGCTTCGGCACCCCCGTCTCCCGCGCGCTGTCGGCGGACCTGGCGGCGGTGGCCGGCCCCCTGCTGGCCGACCCCGTCTCCCGCGCCGTCTTCGCCCCCGGTGGCAGCCCGGTGGCCGAGGGCACCACGCTGACCCAGACGGAGCTGGCCTCCACCCTCTCCAGCATCCGGACCGCGGGGGTGGGCGACTTCCACGGGGGCGGGCTGGCGCGGCGGGTGGAGGAGGGCAGCGCGGCGGCCGGCGGCTCTCTCACCGTTGCGGAGATGCGCGCCGCCGTGCCCCAGGCCGTGGCGGCGGCGCAGGAGCGGGTGGGATCGGACGTGCTGGGCACCCTGCCCGCCACCGTGGATGGTGGCGCGACGCTGGCGGCCTTCCGCGCCACGGCCGCGGGCGGCGCGCCCGCCGTCGTCGCCGGAAGCTTCGGCGCCAGCACCTCCGTGGTGGTGCAGGACCGGGAGGGCGGGGCGGTGGCCTGCGCCTTCACCATGAACAACCTCTTCGGCACCGGGCGCATGGTGCCGGGCATGGGCTTCCTGCTGGCGCCCGCGCCGGGGATGGGCGGCGTGCAGCCGCCGCCGCTGGGCGCGGTGCTGCTGGCCAACCTGAACGTGAAGACCATGCGCTACGTCGGCGCCGGCTCCGGTCAGGGCGCGGCCCCGGCGGCCGCCGGCGGACCCGCGGGGCTGCATCTCGGCCGCCGCGTGCCGCTGGCCCAGGCCGTGGCCTCCGGCGCGCCGGAGCCGGGGCGCGGCGTCGCCATCACCTGCCAGGGCAGCGTCCGGGCCTCCAACTGCTCCGCGGTGGCGGATGCGCGGGGCTTCGGCATCTCCACCGGGAACGACTGA
- a CDS encoding alpha-amylase family glycosyl hydrolase yields MADTLWWQHGVVYQVYPRSFQDSDGDGIGDLEGIRRRLDHLCWLGVDAVWISPIFPSPMADFGYDIADYTGVAPIFGTMEDFDRLLTEAHARGLRVILDFVPNHTSDRHPWFLESRSSRGSAYRDWYIWRDPAPDGGPPNNWLANFGGSGWEFDEATGQYYFHSFLKEQPDLNWRNPAVRRAMYDALRFWLDRGVDGFRVDVIWLLVKDEAFRDNPPNPAWQPHEASINRLLQVYSADRPETLEVVEEMRAVLDGYEERVLIGEIYLPLERLMAYYGRDMKGAHLPFNFQLIFAAWDARRIAAIVAEYEAALPAGGWPNWVLGNHDQKRIASRVGQAGARLAAMLLLTLRGTPTLYYGDELGLENVAIPPDRAQDPWERNEPGLGLGRDPARTPMPWEAGEDAGFTTGRPWLPLNEDRATRNVAALSADPDSLLHLYHRLIALRRQHPALSAGDYVGVEVEGEVLAFERRVGGARLLVALNFGGAPARLALPEDAAGADLLLSTHPGREAAPVPAELQLGPGEGVVLALHPG; encoded by the coding sequence ATGGCCGACACCCTCTGGTGGCAGCACGGCGTCGTCTACCAGGTCTACCCGCGCTCCTTCCAGGACAGCGACGGCGACGGCATCGGCGACCTGGAGGGCATCCGCCGGCGGCTGGACCACCTGTGCTGGCTCGGCGTGGACGCGGTCTGGATCTCGCCGATCTTTCCGTCCCCCATGGCGGATTTCGGCTACGATATCGCCGACTACACGGGCGTGGCCCCGATCTTCGGCACGATGGAGGATTTCGACCGCCTGCTGACGGAGGCGCACGCGCGCGGCCTGAGGGTGATCCTGGACTTCGTGCCGAACCACACCTCGGACCGGCACCCCTGGTTCCTGGAGAGCCGCTCCTCGCGCGGGAGCGCCTATCGCGACTGGTACATCTGGCGCGACCCGGCGCCGGATGGCGGCCCGCCGAACAACTGGCTGGCGAATTTCGGCGGCAGCGGCTGGGAGTTCGACGAGGCCACGGGCCAGTACTACTTCCACAGCTTCCTGAAGGAGCAGCCCGACCTGAACTGGCGCAACCCCGCGGTGCGCCGGGCCATGTACGACGCGCTGCGCTTCTGGCTGGACCGCGGCGTGGACGGCTTCCGCGTGGACGTGATCTGGCTGCTGGTGAAGGACGAGGCGTTCCGCGACAACCCGCCGAACCCCGCCTGGCAGCCGCACGAGGCGAGCATCAACAGGCTGTTGCAGGTCTATTCCGCCGACCGGCCGGAGACGCTGGAGGTGGTGGAGGAGATGCGCGCCGTCCTTGACGGGTACGAGGAGCGCGTGCTGATCGGGGAGATCTACCTGCCACTGGAACGGCTGATGGCCTACTACGGCCGTGACATGAAGGGCGCGCACCTGCCCTTCAACTTCCAGCTCATCTTCGCTGCCTGGGATGCCCGGCGCATCGCCGCCATCGTCGCCGAGTACGAGGCCGCGCTGCCCGCGGGCGGATGGCCGAACTGGGTGCTGGGCAACCACGACCAGAAGCGCATCGCATCGCGCGTCGGGCAGGCGGGCGCACGTCTGGCCGCTATGCTGCTGCTGACGCTGCGCGGCACCCCCACCCTCTACTACGGCGACGAGCTGGGGCTGGAGAACGTGGCAATCCCGCCCGACCGCGCCCAGGACCCGTGGGAGCGGAACGAGCCGGGACTCGGCCTCGGGCGCGACCCGGCCCGCACGCCCATGCCCTGGGAGGCGGGGGAGGATGCCGGCTTCACCACCGGCCGGCCCTGGCTACCGCTGAACGAGGACCGCGCGACGCGGAACGTGGCCGCACTCTCGGCCGATCCGGATTCCCTGCTGCACCTCTATCACCGCCTGATCGCCCTGCGGCGGCAGCACCCCGCGCTGAGCGCGGGCGATTACGTCGGGGTCGAGGTGGAGGGCGAGGTGCTGGCCTTCGAGCGGCGGGTGGGCGGCGCGCGGCTCCTCGTCGCGCTGAACTTCGGCGGGGCCCCGGCGCGGCTGGCGCTGCCGGAGGACGCGGCGGGCGCCGACCTCCTCCTCTCCACGCATCCCGGCCGTGAGGCGGCGCCCGTGCCGGCCGAGCTGCAACTCGGTCCCGGGGAAGGCGTGGTGCTGGCCCTCCATCCGGGCTGA
- a CDS encoding aminotransferase class I/II-fold pyridoxal phosphate-dependent enzyme, whose amino-acid sequence MDVIAAANARAAALRPGEPGILRMEVGQPGTGAPRGAAEAAARALRDGHPMGYTEAFGLPSLRARIAARYAGHYGAAVPMERIAVTVGASGAFPLAFLAAFDAGDRVAMAAPYYPPYANILTALGMVPQLLPCDAATRFQPTAAMLDALDPRPAGLIVASPCNPAGTMLSPGELGAIARWCHANGVRLISDEIYHGLSYGMEEATAAALSPSAIVVNSFSKYFSMTGWRVGWTVLPEDLVRSVERLAQNMFISAPHVAQVAAEAAFDCIEELEANRATYRRSRDVLLAGLPEAGFDRIAAADGAFYIWADVGHLTNDSPEFCRRMLEEAGIAATPGVDFDPKRGARFLRFSYCGPEAAMAEAPGRLRRWLRGAG is encoded by the coding sequence ATGGACGTGATCGCGGCCGCCAACGCGCGGGCCGCCGCGCTGCGGCCGGGCGAGCCGGGCATCCTGCGGATGGAGGTGGGGCAGCCCGGCACCGGCGCCCCGCGCGGCGCCGCCGAGGCCGCCGCCCGCGCCCTGCGGGACGGCCACCCCATGGGCTACACGGAGGCCTTCGGCCTTCCCTCCCTCCGCGCGCGCATCGCCGCCCGCTATGCCGGGCACTACGGCGCCGCCGTGCCGATGGAGCGGATCGCGGTGACGGTGGGGGCCTCCGGCGCCTTCCCGCTGGCCTTCCTCGCGGCCTTCGACGCGGGGGACCGGGTGGCGATGGCCGCGCCCTACTACCCACCTTACGCCAACATCCTCACGGCGCTCGGCATGGTGCCGCAGCTCCTGCCCTGCGACGCCGCCACCCGGTTCCAGCCGACGGCCGCGATGCTGGACGCGCTGGACCCGCGCCCGGCCGGGCTGATCGTCGCCAGCCCCTGCAATCCCGCCGGCACGATGCTGTCCCCGGGGGAACTCGGCGCCATCGCCCGCTGGTGCCACGCCAACGGGGTGCGGCTGATCTCGGACGAGATCTACCACGGCCTGTCCTACGGCATGGAGGAAGCGACGGCCGCCGCCCTCTCGCCGAGCGCGATCGTGGTGAACAGCTTCTCCAAGTACTTCAGCATGACCGGCTGGCGCGTGGGCTGGACCGTGCTTCCGGAGGACCTGGTGCGCTCGGTGGAACGGCTGGCGCAGAACATGTTCATCTCCGCCCCCCATGTCGCGCAGGTGGCGGCGGAGGCGGCCTTCGACTGCATCGAGGAACTGGAGGCGAACCGCGCGACTTACCGTCGCTCCCGCGACGTGCTGCTGGCCGGGCTGCCGGAAGCGGGGTTCGACCGGATCGCGGCGGCGGACGGCGCCTTCTACATTTGGGCCGATGTCGGGCACCTGACGAATGACAGCCCGGAGTTCTGCCGGCGCATGCTGGAGGAGGCCGGGATCGCCGCCACCCCGGGGGTGGATTTCGACCCGAAGCGCGGGGCGCGCTTCCTGCGCTTCAGCTATTGCGGGCCGGAGGCGGCCATGGCGGAGGCACCGGGGCGGCTGCGGCGCTGGCTGCGGGGCGCCGGCTGA
- a CDS encoding peptidylprolyl isomerase: MRRLLLLSSAFPALLSAGLALAQAPAATPAPAAPAAGTPAPATPAASTPAADPVVARVDGQEIRLSDVREAAQELPDELKNAPPAMLYPLIVDQLVAQRALVAKARAEGLQNDPEVQRRVARATDQELQQALLRREVAPALTEEALRARYARESASRRGEEEVHARHILVPTEAAANAAMAEVRKPGADFAEVARRLSTGPGSQQGGDLGFFKKSDMIPEFAEAAFALQPGQIIERPVQTPFGWHVIKVEERRTAPAASFEDSQEALRQAAFEEAVNASVERIRSAARVERFNLDGSPQRAPSLLDGATPPAPGVAPGGGAAPAPGGAQPPAAAPAQRR, translated from the coding sequence ATGCGCCGCCTTCTTCTCCTCTCCTCCGCCTTTCCGGCGCTCCTCTCCGCGGGGCTGGCCCTGGCACAGGCGCCTGCGGCCACCCCCGCCCCGGCCGCCCCCGCTGCGGGCACTCCCGCCCCGGCTACCCCCGCTGCGAGCACACCGGCGGCGGATCCCGTGGTCGCCCGCGTGGACGGGCAGGAGATCCGCCTTTCCGACGTGCGGGAGGCCGCGCAGGAGCTGCCGGACGAGCTGAAGAACGCCCCGCCCGCCATGCTCTACCCGCTGATCGTGGACCAGCTGGTGGCGCAGAGGGCCCTGGTGGCGAAGGCGCGGGCCGAGGGGCTGCAGAACGACCCGGAGGTGCAACGCCGCGTCGCCCGCGCGACCGACCAGGAGCTGCAGCAGGCCCTTCTGCGGCGGGAAGTGGCCCCGGCCCTGACGGAGGAGGCGCTGCGCGCCCGCTACGCCCGCGAATCCGCCAGCCGCCGGGGCGAGGAGGAGGTGCATGCTCGCCACATCCTCGTCCCCACCGAGGCGGCGGCGAATGCAGCCATGGCCGAGGTGCGCAAGCCCGGCGCCGACTTCGCGGAGGTGGCCCGGCGCCTCTCCACCGGCCCCGGCTCCCAGCAGGGCGGCGATCTCGGCTTCTTCAAGAAGTCCGACATGATCCCGGAATTCGCGGAGGCCGCCTTCGCCCTCCAGCCCGGCCAGATCATCGAGCGCCCGGTCCAGACCCCCTTCGGCTGGCACGTCATCAAGGTGGAGGAGCGCCGCACCGCCCCCGCGGCGAGCTTCGAGGACAGCCAGGAGGCGCTGCGCCAGGCCGCCTTCGAGGAGGCGGTGAACGCCTCGGTGGAGCGCATCCGCAGCGCCGCCCGGGTGGAGCGCTTCAACCTCGACGGCTCGCCCCAGCGCGCGCCGAGCCTGCTGGACGGCGCGACCCCGCCGGCCCCGGGCGTGGCACCGGGGGGGGGCGCTGCTCCCGCCCCGGGTGGGGCCCAGCCCCCCGCGGCCGCTCCCGCCCAGCGGCGCTGA